Proteins found in one Coffea eugenioides isolate CCC68of chromosome 5, Ceug_1.0, whole genome shotgun sequence genomic segment:
- the LOC113770997 gene encoding nuclear transcription factor Y subunit B-6-like has product MGLTLISALVIREPGDAASHVATNPSASGSNVNNNNNSGTPEPYPRHHPDYLVPITNILRIMKRILPPNVKVSEEVKTTIQECLSEYIHFITGEANERCHCEQRKTIIAEDLLYACARLGFSNYIGPLTLFLERYRQNEAAKNIIHGDASVRRTTYFPDAQGPPPLLTSTPPLLPPMNLTFQVGEDHQGFFINPALMLNDLYFQNVRETDHGDRFDVVGSSSNLDFPALAPFSYGFYTGASSPPGSYPYGHGPNHGQ; this is encoded by the coding sequence ATGGGTTTAACGTTAATTTCAGCTTTAGTGATTCGAGAACCAGGAGATGCTGCAAGTCACGTGGCTACAAACCCCAGCGCCAGTGGTAGCAATgttaacaacaacaacaattcTGGGACACCCGAGCCATACCCAAGGCATCATCCTGACTATTTGGTTCCAATAACTAATATCCTTCGCATCATGAAGCGTATCTTGCCGCCAAATGTCAAGGTTTCTGAAGAGGTCAAGACAACCATCCAAGAATGTCTTTCAGAGTACATTCACTTCATCACTGGGGAAGCTAATGAACGCTGTCACTGTGAGCAACGCAAGACCATCATTGCCGAGGATCTTTTGTATGCTTGTGCAAGGCTTGGATTTAGCAACTATATCGGTCCTCTCACTCTTTTTCTGGAGCGATATCGTCAAAATGAAGCTGCTAAAAATATTATACATGGGGACGCTTCTGTTAGGCGCACCACTTATTTTCCAGATGCGCAGGGCCCTCCTCCTTTGCTTACTTCTACACCACCTCTCTTACCTCCAATGAATCTGACTTTTCAAGTTGGTGAAGATCATCAGGGGTTCTTTATTAATCCAGCATTGATGTTGAATGATTTGTACTTTCAAAATGTTCGTGAGACTGATCATGGCGATCGGTTTGACGTTGTTGGTTCTTCTTCAAATCTTGACTTTCCGGCGCTAGCTCCTTTTTCCTATGGCTTTTATACTGGGGCTTCTTCTCCACCTGGGTCTTATCCTTATGGTCATGGCCCTAATCATGGACAGTGA